Within Chitinivibrionales bacterium, the genomic segment GGCTCCACCTCAACCGGCTCCACCTCTCAAAGAAACCTCCCCTACGGGTAATCAGGCTTCTCCTCAAAAATTTTTTCAGAATAATGACAGTAACAAGCAATACCCGCCCCCGCTTTCCGACCATACAACGGCAGGATCAAATACAGCATACTTGCGCCTAAAAATCAAAGAAGCCCGTTCATACCATAAGAAAAAACCCCAACAGGCCCTCATATCACGATTATTCGGTAAAAAAGATAGATAATTAAAAAAGCCCGCGCAGCAAAAGCAGAATAAAAACAATACAGAGGATTGCGGCTGTCATTAATCGCCAGTTAAGCCTGGTTTTTGATTTTGAATCCGTTGAAAATTCACGATTGAGCAGTTCATCATAGCTCTCGTCATCGGGCAAGTCAATTCCATCGAGATATGTCTGCTCAGACCAGCCGGTCTCATCGTCGGAACCGCAGTACGGGCAGGCTTTCGCATTGTACGGTACTGTTTCGCCGCAGTTCGGACAGGTAAACGTTTCCTTTTTTGTCACTGAAACCTTTCTTTTCTACAATTACCTCTATCGATTAAAATATGATTCGCCCCTATTTCCACCAAATCGAGGTAAAACCTCATTTTATCCCGATCAATTAAGAATAGTATTCTGAACAGAAACTATTTTTATAACTCACCTTTATCCATACAGTAACTGGTGTAACTGGTATGCATCTACTCTGGTATTTAATACTGTCCGCTTTCTTTGTGCCGCTTATCCTCGGATTTTTCGCCACTGCTGTATGGGGCAGAATGTATCAACCTGCGGATCAGCCCGGCGGCATTGTCTTTCACTTAGTAAATAATACGAGCCGGTGGGGCGTTTCATATTATCCTGTTAATAAATTCGAAAAATTCATTGAGATATTGCACCGGAAAGGTATTGTCTCACGCACTCTCGCTGAAAGCGCACGGATAAAAGAATCGGACAAAAATTCTCATTTACCGTTATTCTGCATTACCTTCGACGATGGTTTTGAGGATTTTTATCACTATGTTCTTCCAGTGCTTGAGAAATTTAACGTCAAGGTAACGCTGTTC encodes:
- a CDS encoding zinc-ribbon domain-containing protein, which encodes MTKKETFTCPNCGETVPYNAKACPYCGSDDETGWSEQTYLDGIDLPDDESYDELLNREFSTDSKSKTRLNWRLMTAAILCIVFILLLLRGLF